One genomic window of Streptomyces sp. WP-1 includes the following:
- a CDS encoding lanthionine synthetase C family protein: protein MTTLAATAVAILEQYTAHLAEPPPPPPEEPWAVQSLADGAAGISLLHIETASRYGGSWRSAHRWITSAASGPISAADQTGLFLGAPAVGFLLSAVPPAYQHLYASARTILHQHITDLADRRVDAALARIDRGDLPTFAEYDIFYGLAGIGAYLLRTEPEGPALARILQYLVALTRPLAPTAGRGLPGWWVRHDPARGESPHFPGGHGNFGAAHGITGPLLLLAQALRRGVTVHGHHDAMFTICAHLDAWCQHGDSGPWWPEHISRRDLDRRRPHHDAPARPSWCYGTTGIARAGQLAGLALRSPTLQKFYEDALYRALTDPAQLALVTDSGLCHGWAGVYQTAHRAAADALDPRLRTLPERLGSALAASGQPGSSSTPGLINGTAGTALAFTTFASHQAPSTGWDACLLIN from the coding sequence ATGACCACGCTGGCCGCCACCGCCGTGGCGATCCTGGAGCAGTACACCGCCCATCTGGCGGAACCGCCTCCCCCGCCCCCAGAGGAGCCCTGGGCAGTACAGTCGCTCGCCGACGGCGCAGCCGGAATCAGTTTGCTGCACATCGAAACAGCCAGCCGATACGGCGGCTCCTGGCGCTCCGCCCACCGGTGGATCACGAGCGCGGCCTCCGGCCCCATCAGCGCGGCCGACCAGACGGGACTGTTCCTCGGCGCCCCGGCCGTCGGCTTCCTCCTCAGCGCCGTCCCTCCGGCCTACCAGCATCTGTACGCCTCGGCGCGCACGATCCTGCACCAGCACATCACCGACCTCGCCGACCGTCGCGTGGACGCTGCGCTCGCCCGCATCGACAGGGGAGACCTGCCGACCTTCGCGGAGTACGACATCTTCTACGGCCTCGCGGGCATCGGCGCCTACCTCCTGCGCACCGAGCCCGAGGGCCCAGCCCTGGCGAGGATCTTGCAGTACCTCGTCGCCCTGACCCGGCCGCTCGCCCCCACCGCCGGACGAGGGCTCCCCGGCTGGTGGGTCCGCCACGATCCGGCGCGCGGCGAGTCCCCCCACTTCCCTGGCGGGCACGGCAACTTCGGCGCCGCGCACGGCATCACTGGCCCGCTTCTCCTCCTGGCCCAGGCCCTGCGCCGCGGCGTCACCGTCCATGGCCACCACGACGCTATGTTCACCATCTGCGCCCACCTCGACGCCTGGTGCCAGCACGGTGATTCCGGCCCGTGGTGGCCGGAGCACATCTCACGTCGCGACCTTGACCGCAGGCGACCCCACCACGACGCACCAGCTCGGCCGAGTTGGTGTTACGGCACGACAGGCATCGCACGAGCCGGCCAACTCGCCGGGCTCGCCCTGCGCTCGCCCACACTCCAGAAGTTCTACGAGGACGCCTTGTACCGGGCCTTGACCGATCCCGCGCAACTCGCCTTGGTGACCGACAGCGGCCTCTGTCACGGATGGGCGGGCGTCTATCAGACCGCTCACCGCGCAGCCGCAGACGCGCTCGACCCCCGACTGCGCACCCTCCCGGAACGCCTTGGTAGCGCCCTCGCCGCATCCGGTCAGCCCGGCTCCTCATCAACTCCCGGCCTGATCAACGGCACTGCTGGCACCGCGCTCGCCTTCACCACCTTCGCCTCGCACCAGGCGCCGAGCACTGGATGGGACGCATGTCTCTTGATCAACTGA
- a CDS encoding thiopeptide-type bacteriocin biosynthesis protein — protein MSLDQLTQATEPVPMQNAVSAVLAGRSLADAAHQYRLDPVILSDAVAVYDQAGREALARHEATTDWWQTYLHFTDWPNADTTFTTHVLPILREAETTGAIDGWWCTRKHPCWRLRLRVQPVGGAKLTVGDGFDRLVTDGHLQRWWPGIYEPETPAFGGKTSMTAAHALFITDSRQIQQLRQRGDLIVGPRELSVLLCTIMMRAARLEWYEQGDVWDRVITTEHRSAISDVPPERLNARAREIRPLLLAGGDALLRSGGPLEPVAEWAAAFHSAGQALAHGVQDGSLDRGLRQVLSYHVIFHWNRLGLSMRGQSMLAWAARAAILHGDEHKES, from the coding sequence ATGTCTCTTGATCAACTGACTCAGGCAACCGAGCCGGTCCCGATGCAGAACGCCGTCTCGGCCGTCCTCGCCGGCCGGTCACTCGCCGACGCGGCGCACCAGTACCGGTTGGACCCCGTGATCCTCTCCGACGCGGTCGCGGTCTACGACCAGGCTGGCCGGGAAGCGCTGGCCCGCCACGAGGCCACTACCGACTGGTGGCAGACGTACCTCCACTTCACCGACTGGCCGAACGCCGACACCACCTTCACCACGCACGTCCTGCCCATCCTGCGCGAAGCGGAGACCACCGGCGCGATCGATGGCTGGTGGTGCACTAGAAAGCACCCCTGCTGGCGGCTGCGCCTCCGGGTCCAGCCCGTGGGAGGCGCCAAGCTGACCGTCGGGGACGGCTTCGACCGCCTCGTCACCGACGGACACCTTCAGCGCTGGTGGCCCGGCATCTACGAACCGGAGACGCCAGCGTTCGGTGGGAAGACGAGCATGACGGCCGCGCACGCCCTGTTCATCACCGACAGCCGACAGATCCAGCAGTTGCGCCAACGCGGCGATCTCATCGTCGGGCCCAGGGAGCTCTCCGTCCTGCTGTGCACGATCATGATGCGCGCCGCCCGGTTGGAGTGGTACGAGCAGGGCGATGTCTGGGACCGCGTCATCACAACAGAACATCGCTCGGCCATCAGCGACGTTCCGCCGGAACGGCTCAACGCCCGCGCCCGCGAGATCCGCCCTCTCCTTCTCGCCGGCGGTGACGCCTTACTGCGCTCCGGAGGCCCGCTGGAACCCGTCGCCGAATGGGCCGCCGCATTCCACAGCGCCGGCCAAGCACTCGCCCACGGCGTCCAGGACGGGTCGCTGGATCGCGGACTGCGGCAGGTGCTCAGCTACCACGTGATCTTCCACTGGAACCGGCTCGGACTGTCCATGCGCGGGCAGAGCATGCTGGCTTGGGCGGCCAGGGCAGCGATTCTTCATGGTGACGAGCACAAGGAAAGCTGA
- a CDS encoding endonuclease domain-containing protein — translation MLRPVRERANSYQRKICEFEGCGKETKALGLCPGHYRQQQLGKALTPLRVVERKSCRADFCIRTESAKGYCAAHYKQVAKGNEPTRIRARRTAQEVAQIRATGYGQCYECEEIVAVERFRTSGGTGLSGVCNDCQNIRTRLARFKMTKHDYDELLAFQGGKCAVCTSGEPLGKYDEWHIDHDHACCPGGITCGECVRGILCSECNIRGVTWYESLPVQLQTFDLLNGYLNDPPARRLRWRKEAAAIDASR, via the coding sequence GTGTTGCGTCCGGTACGAGAAAGAGCGAACTCATACCAGCGAAAGATCTGTGAGTTCGAGGGGTGCGGCAAGGAGACGAAAGCCCTGGGGCTCTGCCCGGGGCACTACCGCCAGCAGCAGCTCGGCAAGGCACTCACCCCGCTACGGGTGGTTGAGCGGAAGTCGTGCCGAGCCGACTTCTGCATACGGACCGAGTCCGCAAAGGGTTACTGCGCCGCGCACTACAAGCAGGTGGCGAAGGGAAACGAACCGACGCGCATCCGGGCCCGGCGGACTGCCCAGGAGGTAGCGCAAATCCGCGCGACCGGATACGGGCAGTGCTACGAGTGTGAGGAGATCGTCGCCGTCGAGAGGTTCCGTACGTCTGGCGGAACCGGGCTCAGCGGTGTGTGCAATGACTGCCAGAACATCCGGACCCGGCTTGCCCGGTTCAAGATGACCAAGCACGACTACGACGAACTACTCGCATTCCAAGGTGGAAAGTGTGCAGTCTGCACCTCCGGTGAGCCTCTCGGAAAGTACGACGAGTGGCACATCGACCACGACCACGCTTGTTGTCCCGGCGGCATAACCTGCGGCGAGTGTGTTCGTGGGATTCTCTGCAGCGAGTGCAACATCCGGGGAGTCACCTGGTACGAGTCGCTGCCGGTGCAGCTCCAGACCTTCGATCTGCTGAACGGCTACCTGAACGATCCGCCCGCC